tacatatagaaatcatctcatcaacatatacatctagcaagtaaacatccatctaagcataaactcataaactcatcatcctgcataaacccatacatatcatcaacatgcatatcatcacaaaaaatgggatctcctcatatatcacatcatatatcatctcacaATAACCtacatgtattagagtacaatgatgtcaaaaatattggctactaagagccatccaagtcacagtccaaaatgacaatttaataaaatacatacaactctctcaaatggcactctggccagatgctgcacCATGACCATGACCATCTGCTCCCCCACTACCTCCTACATAGCTTGCACTACCTCGCCATGGAGGACCCATCGCACCACCACTGCTCTGTATCCTCTGAGACTGCTCTGATCTCTCCCAacacatctgtgaatagctcagtgcccgTTGACTGGTTGGCAccgcctgctcatataaaccccgccaatactctatctctacCTGAGCTCGCtatatctccctcatcacctctgCAGCAGGACCTTGTGCTCCTACCCCAACTCGTACTCTCTCCTACAGCTCCGtcaatctctccactgcatcatctctctcccaCAGCACTACTGTCAACTCTGACTCCTGTGCAAATAGCTGGACATCTCTAACTGCAACCtttgcctccatatcctctagccgagtctgcaaaaataatatcatctgatCCCAAAGATCTCCTCCTCCCATCCCTATCGGATCCTCTGCTCCACCTGTAaccccatctcctcctccattgGCTCCCTCtcttgtatccataggtgcctctccctcccccatatccctgccacctaatctgactcctccctgcatcaaaggcccTGTGATAGTCACAACAGTtgcccgcctctccctctccactgtaatcgtcctcctccaccacctccacctccaaacccaccaccacctccaaatccacctcgCCCTCCTCTCATCCTCCGTCTCTGTCTCttatcatcctcaaaagctggaatTGGCTCTGCCAGATCCGATATGCGTGGAATAGGATGTGTTGTAATGTAGCATgtgtactcatctgacacccctgcatctacaatcCGGCCTCATATGCCATGGTTTCGCCTGTAAAGTCCGAAACTCTACTAAGGCCTAATCATATGGTAACACTAGCCCCCACTAGAATCTCTCTCGTACCGCCCGTGCATACTCACCTGACCCACTCGACAATCCCTGCCTCagaccaaactgcctcatcactctactAGGTACCTGTCTCTcaacattgtaggttgtcctaccaatcaagtatCGTGTCATAAATACATACGGTAAGGCCTgtgcatcatcatcccagggctcacactcaatatagggcctccaaatcactgcatccaaatcatctaatgcccgtcgccaccactctaacttccccaggtggggttgactcatcatatcgccgtacatatacacatagggctgatccactGCCCTAAATCTTAGACTCACAGGTTGTGTCacaggtaggtgctcccatgcccagatatgcagTAGAGTGATCCCAACTCCCAACAAGCTCGTCTCTCGGTACACCACCTCATGTAGCTCCCGATATAGGTGCGACAACACGCACAGTCCCCATGCAAAGCGGGTCCCCTCAatcatcatctgctctataacctAGCCCCAACCCACGACCAGTCCATGTGATCGTCGATCCAGGCATAGCAGGCCCCAAACAATCCCTGATAGTACAGTTGGAAGTGGCTCATATAATGcggctatatcctcccaggctaccGAGCCATCATGGATAAACACATCCTCATAAAAAATCCGCTGCACCGCTGCTGTCCCCCATGCTCGGTCATATGTCACAAGATCCCCTTGGATAGGGATGTGTAGGAtccaccacacatcctctagtgtcacattCATCTCCCCCATAGCTAGGTGAAACGTACAAGTCTCGTTGTGCCATCGCTTCGCCAATGCTGTCATCAAGCCATGATTCGTCTGAATCACTGGCACATACATCACATCATATAGGGCtgtcactgcaatgcaatcaatccCGACCTTTGTCAGCCAATCTCTCAATTGCTGTGTGGCTGGATGCCTCTCCCGCATCTGTGAGACAAGAAGATCATCCTACACACGCACaacaaccatcatcatcagttgttttgtttcaaagttTCTTAAGTTTAAAACCTAGTctatcaacatatactttgatCAGGTATCtttgagtctcaacaggtaagcaatcatgacacacctagactacaacagacatttatcctaatgacctagtctcatcggggctgctatggttcaaaacaactaaccTCTCCATCCATCCAGCATCGACCATAGGAGATTCTTTTTCTaaacacactggggcatctatttttcagacaatagcgctactctgctaACAATCGCGCTACAACAACTACACACTAGCGCTAAAAAaccaatagcgctagaacaactacACAATAACGCCATTTCAAAGCAATAACGCTACAAGGACTCGATAGTGCTAAAAATGCATTGGTGCTAAAACAACTACTCAACTGCGCTACAACTTACAACAATGCTAAAACCACTATGCGATAGTGCtatagcggcacaatagcgctagttcaactgacaacaacgccaaaacacagttttagtgctattgtcctgactcaacttgaAGGCTTAAAAAAAGccatcaaaaatgcaaaaaaaaacaaaatttcaaatttgcgtaccactggtccgtagtcatctggccgttGGAATCGACGAACCcgctctagccgatgatctgctATTGGTACCGGTatcctgactgctgctcactcTTTCAAAGAAGTCACTCTTAGAGCTCTGAATCACTgtggagatgaatgcaaatgaccctgtttttacaccttcacccccatatatacccttcgcccTAAACCTAATTTTACCTCGCTCATCGCCATGGTCCTTGTGAACTTCCagtgcctcccatttctccattttatctctgaaTTCTTATATTCTTTCATCGTTAtcgctaaattcttctcttctacctccccgccaattttcgttctttttcgagagatcgcccgatttttcaaaatttttcgacccatctctcgagggggcataccgcccattaaattaacatttatgaggcatatttcttcacacctatttttctttctttgaaacgacgcgataaaccgcaccgtctcaaagaggggcaaatgtagtcacataaatctgtccatttaattaaatgaatatttgctatttatttgattaaaaacccactagccatcagttaattaaattaacatttaattaatttctatTCAAACATTcagctattaattaaataaattattcaatttattttaattaattcattaaaccaaattcacaatcaattaaatgaataaatcctatttatttaatttaatcccctttctttttttaaataaataaattaaaaacatttatttaaaccatttaacccccccacttgcattctcctacaaatgcaagttgcaactatttgttgaaataaatgaattttattttaataaaatcatattttccctcacccaccaaatccacttgcaatcctaaaaccccttctagacccttctaaccactttctaatcattcctaattagcctaatccatcccctaaatattgtcacatacctaagcaacttgaagtcacttctcaaagccttcaaagtctttggaaaacattaaatgctttatgtgtttaacaagctaacctctaaagtcttccaaaccactaatggctcttacatgaccattaatgactcttacataaccatttatggttaaatccacttgctcctaTGGTGAGAGACTTTacccctaaactcaaccctcatgtaacccatgtgtcttctcaagcatttattgctttgaccatggttatcctcactaactcttgcacaagagtttatccattggataaagacattatttattggataatgactttattctttcaaattcaacattaaccttacctcccaagttaaccctcaagtcatgtcaatcatttaatgcttattccctctcctctcaacccatctcttgttgacatttgtcatcctaggattgggttgaaagccctcacaaggatctaaaacccttcaatcctgacccttgttgagatcactcaatctcaaccatccattactccaatttacctataaatagagctcacattcctcattttcaaatcctcaagcatctaGTATTTTTagctagatcctgaaaacttgtattcatttaacttatagtcaattttagatatcattttagcataatcactcataatgtcattttggactaaaattaatcttagttcatttaataatatctcatatttagcttgttttacacttgcatagcatagtttaaagcatttcaatcttaaatctccataagacatccatagtgcaaaaagctgctgagagctacattcatttggaaacttggagaggaaaggaacaagggaggaggagctacaagcatggtggaagacatttggagatgccttgttgcatttgttttcGTTGTTAAATGCTCTATTTTGATTAtaatgtctctcttggtatgcctgtttagaataatctttggttgttaACACTAACCCTTGTTTCTTGTGTGCGTTGCCATACcacaggttttctaatcctttttgcagagcatcactcaTATTACTAACATTTTCTATTTTAATCTCCTCTACAAAATGCATTATAATGTGTGAAGTAGTATAGTAATCAAGTCCAAAATAATTAGTTTATCATAAACAATACTTGTTTGATAGTAACATGATTGCTCATTCTTCGAGTTATATTAGTGattacataaaaaaatatttatttttctagcCAAGGCATTAAAAAATCTTCGAGAGTTAAGAACATATCAAATATCTATTATAAGATAGTGTTTTACTATACATTTTTTTGATaatgatttgttgtttttttgaataaattttttttttataaatttgatgTTTCAACtagtaattttttatttgtaaatttgatttttcaactaattttttttctcCTATGCTAATTTAATTTTAGAAATAAAAGTGTAGCTAGAATTTGATTATATGGTACATCTTGATATGTAACTATAAAAATCTATTCTAATATAATGTATTTGGAAAAGTTAATAAAATTTATTAAGCATACTTAACTAAATAAATGAGAGAAGAAAATCATATGTGTTACATACTTTATTTATTTTGCTTAGTACACTTGTTGGCTAATGGAAGTCAACTTTCAACACCTGCTTAAGTAGAAGCAATGCAAGTTCAGTGTTCTACATATGCATACATAAACAATATGTTAGAGAGTCATTTGTCTGCACACAAAAACtgattttgtataaataattgattTTAAGGTACAAAAGCTACATTGAAATTAGCCATATATTAGATAAATttcaaaacacatttttttttaaagCATTCTTAAAtaggaatatgaaaaagaaatatgAATTAGAGAACAGTCAAATCAATGTACATTTGTTTCATGATAATCCCATTTAAAAAAATAGACATGTCATTCATGAAACCCTGGACATAATATTTTTTAGTTTGTGTATATCATTTTAAATAGTACTAATTGGTAATGAAATGACCAAAGATAGTGTACTTAAATACACAACCCTAAACACATCAATTCAAACTCTTGGTATCCATGGTGATGGGTAACAACTATATCCCATGATTGCTAACTTTGAAATTGAGATATTTGAATTCAAACATTATGTACATGTTTATAATTCTATTGAGGGGACAAAATTGTAGGCACAATATAATCTTGGAAGACAAAAGTCTTGGGAATTGGGGCTTTGAAGTTATATGATGGATAATTCAATGTAGTAGAGTGATGTATTTAGGTTTAGAGTCATTATGTGTGTCAAAAGAGCTTTAGAAGCTACAAAACGAGTGCTATCTAAGAATGGAATCACATCTATGTATAATGGCAAAAACATAGAGGTAAAAGTGTCAAGTATACACCTTTTTCCTCTATATTTTGCCCCTGCTTTAGTGTGTGTAAATCAAGTAAACAAacctaaaaaatagaaataaaagaagTAACACCCATTAAAAGATATGGGTATTTTGAAATCTAGGAATTCGAACCACTTAAACATGTGCATGCTCTATTTATCTCAAACGAGTGGTAGGATCTATTAGACCTATCATAAATTGTTGAAGAAAAAAGAATGAAGTTTGAAAACCACAAATAAAgtgaaaatataatttataatatacccTCTCAAATTGTGAGTACTATGAATGGACACACatataaaagagagaaaaatgaacacaaaaattaTTATTGAAAATTGAACATAATGTGTCAAAGAAATTATATATGAttgaatgaaaataaaaattattattaaaaaaaacatgatttataaaaaaattgaatatgatTACTAACATAAACTAAATATAAAACAAATGTCTTAAATATACTTACTTGTCTATTGGATAAAGATTGCATTAGAACATGTATTAAATATGCCTCTAGTTTTTCTTTGAGAACAATTGTGAGCATATAAAATCTATAAAAGAAAAAGATACATTTTCTCTAAGTGTCTAtacttatattaattaaaataatattaattttataagaAGAAATGCTTAATATGAAACacaatataattaaaaaatgaattcaattaattatgacatcatttaataatttaatcatgtaattaaataataattatataataaaaactttaaattaaattatatttaacttTGTCATAATTATAATAAGAATATTaaattgataaaattaattaaaaaatatttattttataagaAAATATGTTTAATTTCAAAcacataatataattaaaaaatgaacTTGATTATAAGATCCTTCAATATTTTAAACATGCAATTAAATAGTAATTATAtaataaaacattaaattaaatcaTTTCCCGAGGTGTAAGGAGAAGTCGTGGCAGCAAGAGCTGGTTTTGTAGGCAGCCGAGAAGGAGGTACATTAATCATTGCAGGTTCACTTCGCAtgctttatgggtgtttttctcccTCTTGAACAAAAGCATCAGAAACTCCTACAAAATTCTGGTGGTTTCTCACAGAAAGTTTGTAGCGAAGAAAGGTATCAGTTGGAAATTATAGACAATTGATATCAATAGCATTATGGGTGGAAAATGAAAGAGAACGGAGGCTACCACCATTGATAAATGGAGGAATCGTCCGCAGGTCTGGGCGGTACTTCAAGCTGCCAAGAAGACTGACTTTATGGAGCGCACACAGGAGAAATGACCCAAAATTACGAGAATCTTCAAGAAGGACTGGAACAAAGGCACATTAACCATAGGCAACaggaaggtcaaggtgactgaAACTATGATTACGGAAGCAATGGGTCTTCCGATGGAAGACATCAAGTTCTACAAGGacaaaaagatttcagatgttgtCGTGAATAAATTTccgaaggatgaggaggagaaagctagACTGGTGAAGGGAAACCATACCTACTTctcgccaaaggtaattaaattaatttgggGAAGGGTTTTGCTTGCTATAATGGAATTTATCACTCTCGATGGTAGATACACTAGGGTTTACAACTACCATTTTGTCTTTCTTAATCActttaggtataaagataaaatttctatTCCATATTATCTCTTCTATGCCCTTAATGCTGGGAACAAGGATGCTCTATCCAACCCCAATATCAACCCAACaatgcatgaaggtttgatggtgattctgtataatcacatcaagaacaccaCCATCCAGTTGAAAATAGCTGAGGTCTCTGAGTTGGAAGAGGATTtcgatgactctgatgatgaggaAGGCGAAGGATATGACACAGAAGCCGAGACAGAGGATGATCCCCAAATTGCTGGGTCGAGcaggaaaaatagaaaaacagaGCATGGGAAACATAATAAAGGGTCGGCCAAAAAGAAGCAGAGAGGGGAGGATGAGGATAGCTGGTATGAGGAGGATAATGAGACTTACAACGACATGGATACTGAAAGTGAGGAGTTCCAAACCCTCATGAGCCAAAAGTAGAAAAGGAAGACTCCTAAAACTAAGGATGTGGGAACCAAGGACCATTGcctctcatgactgagtctaaggATAAGGGCCTGATGGGGGAGGATACGACCATGAAAGAAGCTCAGAGCTTTGATGTTAGGGAGGTGGGACTGGAAGTGAATCTTGAAACCGCAGGTGACAAGACCTAGGAAGAGCATCACTTGGATATTGACCTCTGCATCAATAATGGCATGGATAGCTTCAAATAGGTGCTCCTCTGGATGCAAAAGGAAATTATTGGCATTAAAACCAAGTAGGCCCAGGAAGCAGGGAAAATCAAGACTTTACAAGCTTTAGGCTCAGGTAAATTCAACTCCCTCCCAGATTGTCTCAGTGAGCTTATCAAAGCTATTGGTAATGCAGAGGAGATTATCAATGCTAATCGAAATAACTTTCTTAGCCCGGAGAACAGAGCAGGGGCCATTGAAAAAAGACTTGATGGAGTTGAGAACACGCTCAAAAAAGTTGGTGAGCAAAGTCATAAGATTCTTAAGGTTGCCTTGgctagtatgaaggctcttatcagtaAGTTGGAcaatgaccatggggataaggctGTGACAGACACTATTGAAGTAAAGGACGATACCCCAGATGATAAGGAAACAGGGCTTGGGAGAAGAACGAGGACGAGCACTAAAAAGAtgcaaagccacaacaagaaaatTGAGGAAATCAAGCGGGCAGTTGATAATATGGAACAACTAGAGCTGGAAGCTGCTGAAATGCTTCGAAACTTAACCTAAATCTGGGCTTCTGTCGGTCCTTTTTGGTTTTTAACTTGCTGTCTCTTGTTTGCTGGCGTTTTGTTTGAAAGATGtgttttctttgtgtgctgtcttttgtgttttgttgcactttaatgtaaatcttttgatcttttggctGTAATGGGTTCCAGGGACCCATCAAAACCcgttttcccatattcaaaaacattaaattaaattatatcttatAAGATACAATAATAGATTAACTAAAGgtaacaaataaataattaaataataatgacaaattcaaaaacaaattaGCAAAAGGATGAACACAAAATAAGGAAATCAAGAAACCAGTAGAGAATTGTGACAAAGGTAAGTGGTGGGCAATGAGAATTACCAAGAACTTAGGCACACAACTTTTTTATGATGATACTAATTAATCTAATTCAGTGTTTCGGTAAAACATATCTACAAATTGGATTTTTTTTATTCTCTCTTAAAATAAAGATGCAAAAAAACAGTCCACATGTCTTCAACTGATGGGTGTGTTTTGGCTTAGTTGTATCAGTATTGGGAGAGAATATGCACAATCCCCATTCTTAAAAGAGGTAAGCTTTAAATCAATCAcccttaattaaattaaaataatatcttACAATTTTACATCAATAGAAAATTATTGAAAGCAGGAAATAAAAGTTGACCAAATGAATGAGGTGGCTTCTTTAATCAAATCTGTTAGTGTTTTATTGAATAATAGTAGAGAGTCAAGTGCAACTGCTAGCCTTCAAAGTATAGATATTAGAAATGTAAAACTTGCATCTAAAGTCACAATTAGTGAAGAGTACCTTTATAGTCTTAAATATCTTCACCTTGAGTCcatagaaaatttaattaaagtgGGTTTAGGATTGGGAGCTACACCTAATTATTTTGAATCCGACATAGATGAATATTTGGAGGCACAAGAGTGGTCAAGTTCTGCATGCCAAAACTGCTTAGAGAGCATGATCATTAATAGATGTTGGGCTTTGTTGAATACAGTGGGTATTGAGAAGTTGGGAGGATTGAAATGTCTCCAAATATCAGCTAGGAAtggaacaaataaaaaataaatgtatattaaaatataaaaaattgggtAAATGCAAGTCATGAGTTAACTTAAGTGTAAAATTAAATAAGGTTGGAACAAGTGAGGGGTGAACCAATAAACAAAAAATAGCTGGTCATATTTCATGGGTaagaaggacaaaggaaaaaaCAACAAAATGTAAGTCATGGATGAACTTCCCACATAAGATAAAAACTAGTACTAGTCACGGGTTAGTCATGTGTATTTAATAAAGAAAACTAGCCTAGCGCAAGTCATGGgtaaatttgagaaagaaaagctAGAACAAGTAATAGGTGAATGTGACAAAATAATGGCAAGAACAAGCCATCAATATTTTTGATAGGAAAAAATACTAGTGTAAGCTATATGGGTAAGCTTacccaaaaaaatattaaaaataatacaagTCATTtgaattaagatttttttttaaaggctATATTGTAGGCCATGAATGAATTTGAAAAAAAGAAGCAATGCAAATCATTGgtgaatttgacaaagaaaaaaaagaaactaAAGACAAGACATGGAAAAATTACAAACCCTGTATCACAACATATAAGCAAAAGATTGCTCATGATTTTGCCAAATTTTAAATTAAACTAAAAAACATAAACTCAACAAAGGGATTGCAAATTCTGGGTGATTTTAGAAGTTGAAATGAAATTTTGGTGTCATTAAGAAAAGGTATGAGTATTGGTGTAAATTAGAATCTGCAGGAAAGTGGGTTGGACCACAAAACTAGTTAAACAAGACTTGGATTTGGCTGGTCACGAGGCAGTGGTAACatagattaataataatatatgtttaaAATGTTTCTTTTAAGGCATAATCACAAGAGTAGATCACAATTTACAATAGATAGTACAGGTCCTATAAAAGAGAAAAAATCCATTTTCCTGGACATAATCAGAACATAAATTTGAAGTCTTCTTTCTTACCTTCCTACTCTAGAGGGAAGAAAAAACCTATCTACTTTGAGATGTCCTAAGCAAAATATACCAACACTATTTAGAATAATGCACCAAAATGGTATTAATAATTGCATGGGTAGGGTAAAATAATTGAACAAACACAtgaaatccataatttttttttttaaaattctaattgGTTTTCCATTTGAAATGGACAACCAAATCACGCTCttttaaaaaaaagacaaaaataatagattagatgcaagaaagaaagATTTTATGTCTATACAGTCTACTAGCATTTAAATAAAGTCACCTATAAAGAGAACACTCTAGAGAGATCTTGCTAAATAAAGCCACTTTGTCATATGTAGAAAGTTTTGAAATCTTTCAATGATTTGAGTTGGATGTATTACAACCCCTACATGTTACGAGATGTCATTGAATGCTCAAATAtaagaaaatattttaattttctacaACTTGACATCTCACAAACAACAAAATGATTGTAATTGATTGAAATCATGTTAACATTTCTTTCTAAACTTTAAAAATAAACTTTAGAATCTACATAACAAAATTAAAATATAGCTTCAAGTCACATATTATTATCTATAATAAAGACGAGAACActctaaagaaaatcaaaatacAGTTAAATACAATTTCATTGTAAAATTATAAAATCAACTTTAAaaagtttttaaagaaaatatagtAAATGATAGCATTACTTAGCAGGACTAATCGTGGAACAATGAAAAAATAGTTGTTTGCCATACCATGGCATTCTCCTTGCAGCTTCCCTTGGCAGGCACAACCTTAACGTTAGCGTTGGAGCGTGACAGCTTCAAGACAAAGGTTGTTCCTTTTCACTTCtgctctttcaatttttttttgcttcGTCTGAATTGTCATGGCTAACCCTTTTCTTTGGATTTGGTGCAGTGCGATGCCAAGAAGCTTCATACCCACTTCATCAAAACTGGGAAGCACTCCGATATCTTTCTCGCAACTAAATTGGTTCAGATGTATGGGAAGTCTGTAAATATCGAGGATGCGCGGCATATATTTGATGAAATGTCTCAGCGAAATTTAGTGACATGGAATGTCATGATTGGAGTTTATGTTCAATGCGGAGAAGCGGAGGAGGCGCTGAAACTCTTCCGTCTAATGCGAAAGAAGATGAtaaaaatgagccattttactgcAAGCAGCGTTGTCAAGGCATGCACTGCCCTCTCAGCTCTTAAACAAGGCAGGGAATTGCATGCCCACGTCATAAGAAGTGGATTTGAATTGGATATTGTTCTGTACACTACCCTAATTGAAATGTACTGGAAAGGCGGAAGCAAACTGGATGCATGTAAAGTGTTTGACGAAATGCCACTGAGAAATGTGATTTCATGGAGTGTTATGATATCAGGTTGTGTACAGAATGGCTTCGAGGAGAAGGCAGTGGCTCTTTTTTCAAAAATGCAGGAGATGGGTTTCAATCCCAATCAGTACATTTATTCCAGTATCATAAAGGCATGTGCAGGTTTGCTACTAGTGGAGCTGGGTAAACAACTACATGCTCTTGTTTCTAAAGCTGGATTGGAGTCAGATGTCATTGTTGGGAGTGCATTAGTTGATGGTTATGTTAAATGTGGGAATATTGAAGCAGCACAGATTGTTTTTGGGAGAATGTCTAGATGGGATGTGGTTTCATGGACCACTATGATTGTGGGTTATATCCAGGTGGGGAGGGATGATGAGGCTCTCGAACTGTTCTTCCAAATGCTGCAGCACAATCTCATGAAACCAAACCACTTCACATATTCAGCAGTCCTTAGGGCATGCTCCGATTTAGCTGACATGGAATCTGGTAAACAGATTCATGCACACCTTATAAAAACATTATTTGAATCAAATGCCTCTGTAGATAATTCTCTTATTAGCATGTATGCCAGGTGTGGAAACATAGATGACTCACGGAAAGTGTTTGATCTAATGTCGAGGAGGAATGTGgtttcatggaatgccatgatcacAGGGTATGCTCTGCATGGAAATTGTGAGGAGGGGATTAGATTCTTTAAGCAAATGCAACTTGCAGGGATTAAACCAAATCATATCACATTTGTTGGTGTCCTCTCTGCTTGCAGCCATGGAGGCCTTGTGGAGCAAGGTCGTGGCTTCTTTCATTCAATGAGTGTAGATCATGGCATTGAAGCAACAATGGAACACTATGCTTGTATGGTTGATCTATTTGGCCGGGCAGGTCGATTGGAGGAGGCCTTAGAGATTATAAG
The nucleotide sequence above comes from Cryptomeria japonica chromosome 11, Sugi_1.0, whole genome shotgun sequence. Encoded proteins:
- the LOC131068699 gene encoding pentatricopeptide repeat-containing protein At2g13600; its protein translation is MAFSLQLPLAGTTLTLALERDSFKTKCDAKKLHTHFIKTGKHSDIFLATKLVQMYGKSVNIEDARHIFDEMSQRNLVTWNVMIGVYVQCGEAEEALKLFRLMRKKMIKMSHFTASSVVKACTALSALKQGRELHAHVIRSGFELDIVLYTTLIEMYWKGGSKLDACKVFDEMPLRNVISWSVMISGCVQNGFEEKAVALFSKMQEMGFNPNQYIYSSIIKACAGLLLVELGKQLHALVSKAGLESDVIVGSALVDGYVKCGNIEAAQIVFGRMSRWDVVSWTTMIVGYIQVGRDDEALELFFQMLQHNLMKPNHFTYSAVLRACSDLADMESGKQIHAHLIKTLFESNASVDNSLISMYARCGNIDDSRKVFDLMSRRNVVSWNAMITGYALHGNCEEGIRFFKQMQLAGIKPNHITFVGVLSACSHGGLVEQGRGFFHSMSVDHGIEATMEHYACMVDLFGRAGRLEEALEIIRQIPQEPTALIWRTLLGACKVHGNLELGYRAAQALLKLEPNDSATYVLLSGMYATYGRWDDVAKLRKIMKDNGVRKEDPGHSWIQIKNRVYVFLAEDRSNQQTEEVYPINDA